The following proteins are co-located in the Echinicola sp. 20G genome:
- a CDS encoding efflux RND transporter permease subunit → MLNAIIKFFLENKLVTVLLLSVLVVWGLVVVPFQWKVGFLPKDPVPVDAIPDIGENQQIVFTEWMGQSPQDVEDQVTYPLTTSLLGLPGVKSIRSTSMFGISSIYIIFKDDVDYYWSRSRILEKLNSLPANLLPSNVQPKLGPDATALGQVYWYTLEGRDENGKPIGGWDLHELRTVQDYYVRYGLAGVEGVAEVASVGGMEKEYQVDLDPNAMKANKVSMMQVRDALKSTNQEIGANTLEINQVEYYVRGLGYVENIDDIEETVVRVSDNVPLRIKDIAKVSIGPADRSMKGLLDKSGAEAVGGVVVARYGDNPMAVIQNVKEKIKEISAGLPEKQLEDGRISKVTIVPFYDRSNLILETLGTLNDAIVLQILMTIVVIMVMVYNLRASLLISALLPLAVLTCFIFMKYLRVDANIVALSGIAIAIGTMVDLGIILNENILKHLQEAPKGEKLIRTVYQATSEVASAILTAVATTIVSFLPVFTLQAAEGKLFGPLAYTKTFALVSALLFTLLIMPAFSHWVFGIREKGGFWKKWGNIILVAIGAVSLFWLPLAGLVFLAVGSNNLLLYYYPKKYQNYHTPTLVIIAVIAVSWLLATTWHPLGAAVSALTNFLFVALVIGLVLGIFRLFIRYYEFLLEWCLANKGKFLVLPIVLIAFGLNVWVGFGNLFGWLAGGLDQVGWNIRKTEVYSQLVHTFPGMEKEFMPALDEGSFLLMPTSMPHAGVEANHKTLQQLDLLVASIPEVSSVVGKAGRAETALDPAPMSMFENVIIYKPEFKTDVNGRKLRFQVNSEGEFARDEFGDLILDENGEYFRQWRDHIQSPDDIWTEITKAANLPGVTSAPKLQPIETRLLMLQTGMRAPIGIKVFGPDLKTIESFSFKLEELLKDVPGVKPSSVFADRSLGKPYLELDLDRNEIARYGMNVGDVQETIEAALGGVRLTTTVEGRERYGIRARYARDFRNDPEAIRQLLISTSSGSQIPISEVAEITYRPGPMMIRSEDSFLVGYVLLDKLEGISEVTVVENAINYLNGKIEKGELKVPSGVSYKFSGSYENQVRAEKRLSIVIPLCLMVIFLILYFQFRSISTTLFIFSAIALAFSGGFIMLWLYGQSWFFDFSLFGTPMRGLFQMEQYNLSVAVWVGFIALFGIATDDGVVMATYLKQSFSQNKTTSITQVREAVKEAGLRRIRPCLMTSATTLLALLPVLTSSGRGADIMIPMAIPSFGGMVVALISLFIVPVLYCWWEERKVAKEIAIKTTLKTK, encoded by the coding sequence ATGCTTAATGCGATTATCAAATTCTTTCTGGAGAATAAGTTGGTGACGGTATTGTTACTCTCTGTTCTGGTGGTTTGGGGACTTGTAGTGGTGCCGTTTCAATGGAAGGTTGGATTTCTGCCAAAAGATCCAGTGCCTGTTGATGCTATTCCTGATATTGGTGAAAACCAACAGATTGTTTTTACAGAGTGGATGGGACAATCTCCCCAAGATGTGGAAGATCAAGTGACTTATCCGCTGACTACTTCACTTTTGGGGCTACCGGGAGTAAAATCCATCCGTTCAACATCTATGTTTGGGATTTCCAGTATCTATATCATTTTCAAGGATGATGTAGATTATTACTGGAGCAGATCGAGGATCCTAGAAAAACTCAACTCATTACCTGCAAACTTACTTCCTTCAAATGTACAGCCTAAACTAGGACCTGATGCGACAGCCTTGGGGCAGGTCTATTGGTATACCCTTGAGGGAAGGGATGAAAACGGAAAGCCTATTGGAGGCTGGGACCTACATGAACTGAGAACGGTCCAAGATTATTATGTTCGATATGGTCTGGCAGGAGTAGAAGGAGTAGCGGAAGTTGCTTCTGTGGGCGGTATGGAAAAGGAATATCAAGTTGACCTGGATCCCAATGCCATGAAAGCCAATAAGGTTTCGATGATGCAAGTAAGGGATGCCTTAAAATCGACCAATCAGGAGATTGGAGCCAATACCTTGGAGATTAACCAAGTGGAATATTATGTGCGCGGCCTAGGGTATGTGGAAAACATAGATGACATTGAAGAAACGGTGGTTCGTGTCTCCGATAATGTGCCTTTACGAATAAAGGATATCGCCAAGGTAAGTATTGGTCCTGCAGATCGGTCCATGAAGGGCTTGTTGGACAAAAGTGGAGCAGAAGCTGTTGGTGGGGTTGTGGTGGCCCGATATGGAGATAATCCGATGGCTGTGATTCAAAACGTAAAGGAAAAAATTAAAGAGATCAGTGCAGGTTTACCGGAAAAGCAATTAGAGGATGGAAGGATTTCCAAAGTAACCATCGTTCCTTTTTATGATCGTTCTAACTTGATTTTGGAAACCTTGGGTACTTTGAACGACGCCATTGTTTTACAGATTTTGATGACCATTGTCGTCATTATGGTTATGGTGTACAACCTTAGGGCTTCACTTTTGATTTCAGCACTATTGCCCTTGGCTGTATTGACCTGTTTTATTTTTATGAAATATCTGCGAGTAGATGCCAATATTGTAGCCTTGTCCGGTATTGCCATTGCTATTGGGACAATGGTAGATTTGGGAATTATTCTCAATGAAAATATATTAAAGCACCTGCAGGAAGCTCCTAAGGGAGAGAAGCTGATTCGTACTGTTTATCAGGCCACTTCAGAAGTTGCTTCCGCTATTTTGACAGCAGTAGCCACGACTATTGTGAGTTTTCTACCTGTATTTACTTTGCAGGCTGCAGAAGGAAAGTTGTTTGGTCCATTGGCATATACCAAAACCTTTGCTTTGGTTTCTGCCTTGCTGTTTACTTTACTGATCATGCCGGCATTTTCGCATTGGGTATTTGGTATCAGGGAAAAGGGAGGCTTTTGGAAAAAATGGGGCAATATTATTTTGGTTGCAATAGGTGCTGTCAGCCTGTTTTGGCTGCCTTTGGCAGGTTTGGTTTTTTTGGCTGTTGGCAGTAATAATCTTTTACTTTATTACTATCCAAAGAAATACCAAAATTATCATACACCTACTTTGGTGATCATTGCTGTAATAGCTGTTTCATGGTTGCTAGCTACTACTTGGCATCCACTGGGAGCGGCAGTTAGTGCCCTTACCAACTTCTTATTCGTTGCTTTGGTAATAGGCTTGGTTTTAGGGATTTTCAGGCTTTTTATTAGGTATTATGAATTCCTTTTGGAGTGGTGTTTGGCAAATAAGGGGAAGTTTTTGGTCTTGCCTATTGTATTGATTGCATTTGGTTTAAATGTATGGGTTGGATTTGGGAATTTGTTTGGTTGGTTAGCAGGTGGTTTGGATCAAGTCGGGTGGAATATCCGCAAGACAGAAGTGTACAGTCAATTGGTCCATACATTTCCTGGAATGGAGAAGGAGTTTATGCCGGCCTTGGATGAAGGATCATTTTTGTTGATGCCTACCTCAATGCCGCATGCCGGTGTGGAAGCAAACCATAAAACGTTACAGCAACTGGATTTGCTGGTGGCTTCCATCCCGGAGGTTTCCTCTGTTGTGGGTAAAGCAGGCCGGGCTGAAACCGCTTTGGATCCTGCTCCGATGTCTATGTTTGAAAATGTGATCATCTATAAACCAGAATTTAAAACTGATGTAAATGGAAGGAAGTTGAGATTCCAAGTGAATTCAGAAGGAGAGTTTGCGCGTGATGAATTTGGGGATTTGATATTGGATGAAAATGGAGAATATTTCAGGCAATGGAGGGATCATATCCAAAGTCCTGATGATATATGGACAGAAATAACCAAAGCGGCCAACCTGCCTGGGGTGACTTCCGCACCCAAATTGCAACCTATTGAAACCAGACTTTTGATGTTACAGACAGGAATGAGAGCGCCAATAGGCATTAAAGTGTTTGGCCCTGATTTGAAAACCATCGAGAGTTTTAGCTTTAAACTGGAAGAGCTCTTAAAAGATGTACCAGGAGTAAAACCGTCCTCTGTATTTGCAGACCGGTCTCTGGGAAAGCCTTACTTGGAGCTTGATTTGGACAGAAATGAAATTGCACGCTATGGGATGAACGTCGGGGATGTTCAGGAAACTATTGAGGCTGCTCTCGGAGGGGTAAGGCTAACCACTACGGTAGAGGGAAGGGAACGATATGGCATTCGGGCAAGGTATGCTCGTGACTTCAGGAATGACCCTGAAGCAATTAGGCAATTGTTAATAAGTACTTCTTCTGGTAGTCAAATTCCAATTAGTGAAGTAGCAGAGATCACTTATCGGCCTGGGCCAATGATGATTCGAAGTGAGGACTCTTTTTTGGTGGGGTATGTTCTTTTGGATAAGCTGGAAGGAATTTCTGAAGTGACAGTAGTAGAAAATGCTATTAATTATCTCAACGGAAAAATTGAAAAAGGAGAACTGAAAGTGCCATCAGGTGTCAGCTATAAGTTTTCTGGTTCCTATGAGAATCAAGTCAGGGCAGAAAAGCGACTTTCCATTGTTATACCCTTGTGTTTGATGGTCATTTTCCTCATCCTATACTTTCAATTTAGGTCTATTTCTACTACGCTATTTATCTTTTCGGCCATTGCATTGGCCTTTTCAGGAGGTTTTATCATGCTCTGGCTCTATGGACAAAGTTGGTTCTTTGATTTTAGCCTCTTTGGAACTCCTATGAGGGGTTTGTTTCAAATGGAACAGTATAATTTGAGTGTGGCAGTGTGGGTTGGCTTTATTGCCTTGTTTGGCATTGCTACAGATGATGGTGTGGTAATGGCCACTTATCTTAAACAGAGTTTTAGCCAAAACAAAACCACGTCCATTACGCAAGTACGAGAGGCGGTTAAGGAAGCAGGGTTAAGGAGGATCAGGCCGTGTTTGATGACTTCTGCCACTACCTTATTGGCCTTATTGCCTGTGCTGACTTCATCAGGGAGGGGAGCTGATATCATGATTCCAATGGCCATTCCTTCATTTGGTGGAATGGTGGTTGCCTTGATTTCCCTATTTATTGTGCCAGTGCTGTATTGTTGGTGGGAGGAGAGAAAGGTGGCGAAAGAAATTGCTATTAAAACAACCCTTAAAACCAAATAG
- a CDS encoding CPXCG motif-containing cysteine-rich protein — translation MLTQEYHFTCPYCFSPISMILDLSVSPQKYIEDCEVCCQPIEVDFEAREGEITNITTRPIDQ, via the coding sequence ATGCTTACACAAGAATACCATTTTACTTGTCCCTATTGCTTTTCTCCCATTTCCATGATATTGGACTTGAGTGTCAGTCCCCAAAAGTACATTGAAGACTGTGAAGTGTGCTGCCAACCAATAGAGGTCGATTTTGAAGCAAGAGAAGGAGAAATTACGAATATCACAACAAGACCCATTGATCAGTGA
- a CDS encoding SDR family oxidoreductase — MNYTEGMLKAGALKGKTILITGGGTGLGRSMGKYFLELGASLIITSRKIEVLEKAALDLEQETGGQVFPIACDVREVDQVEKMFAASIEQFGKIDAVVNNAAGNFISPTERLSANAFHTVLDIVLKGSVNMTMTAGKHWIQSQEPGTFLNVVTTYAWTGSGYVVPSAAAKAGVLAMTRSLAVEWAKYKIRSNAIAPGPFPTEGAWSRLLPPDLVKEFDPAKKIPLKRVGEHQELANLAAYLVSDFSAYINGEVITIDGGEWLQGAGEFNHLEKMPQEFWDNLQKMRK; from the coding sequence ATGAACTATACGGAAGGAATGCTGAAAGCAGGAGCCCTAAAAGGAAAGACAATACTCATCACTGGTGGAGGTACTGGCCTCGGAAGATCTATGGGTAAATATTTTTTGGAGTTGGGAGCGAGCCTGATTATAACTAGTAGGAAGATTGAAGTATTAGAAAAAGCTGCTTTGGATCTGGAACAGGAGACAGGTGGACAGGTTTTCCCAATTGCCTGTGATGTGAGAGAGGTTGACCAGGTGGAAAAGATGTTTGCAGCATCAATTGAGCAGTTTGGGAAAATAGATGCGGTGGTAAATAATGCTGCTGGAAACTTTATAAGCCCCACAGAGAGACTTTCTGCAAATGCCTTCCATACCGTTTTGGATATTGTTTTGAAAGGAAGTGTCAATATGACCATGACAGCAGGAAAACATTGGATCCAATCTCAGGAGCCAGGGACATTTCTGAATGTGGTGACCACTTATGCTTGGACAGGTTCGGGTTATGTAGTTCCCAGTGCAGCTGCCAAAGCAGGTGTTTTGGCGATGACCAGGTCACTGGCCGTGGAATGGGCAAAGTATAAAATCCGCTCCAATGCGATTGCTCCTGGACCATTTCCAACCGAAGGAGCATGGAGTAGGTTGTTGCCTCCTGATCTGGTCAAAGAATTCGATCCAGCGAAGAAAATACCTCTAAAACGTGTGGGAGAGCATCAAGAACTGGCCAACTTGGCAGCTTATTTAGTTTCTGATTTTTCAGCTTACATTAATGGAGAAGTCATCACCATCGATGGGGGGGAATGGCTTCAAGGTGCCGGAGAGTTCAATCATTTGGAGAAAATGCCACAAGAGTTTTGGGACAATCTCCAAAAAATGAGAAAGTGA